The following proteins are encoded in a genomic region of Alphaproteobacteria bacterium:
- the crcB gene encoding fluoride efflux transporter CrcB: MTYLWVALGGALGSVLRYWCSGLIAHSIGEIFPWGTLVINMVGSFVIGFVAVITGPDGRVMVASDARIFVTVGICGGFTTFSSFSLQTLNLARDGEMVYAGLNVLLSVVLCLVSVWLGYMVASALNQLKGA, translated from the coding sequence ATGACATATCTTTGGGTGGCGTTAGGTGGTGCGCTTGGTAGTGTGCTGCGATATTGGTGTTCAGGCCTGATTGCCCATTCGATCGGAGAGATTTTTCCCTGGGGTACGTTAGTCATCAATATGGTGGGTTCTTTTGTCATTGGTTTTGTTGCAGTGATCACGGGGCCTGATGGCCGCGTGATGGTTGCATCAGATGCACGGATATTTGTGACGGTCGGAATATGCGGCGGCTTTACCACTTTTTCATCGTTTAGCTTACAAACACTCAATTTGGCCAGAGATGGCGAAATGGTTTATGCGGGCCTTAATGTGTTGCTATCGGTTGTGCTGTGCCTGGTTTCAGTATGGCTTGGCTATATGGTGGCATCGGCATTGAATCAATTAAAAGGAGCATAA